The Coregonus clupeaformis isolate EN_2021a chromosome 37, ASM2061545v1, whole genome shotgun sequence sequence TCCCAGTGAGGATGGATCTATTATTTATCCAGAtacgtctctttctctcttactgagatctgcctgcctgcctgcatgagAGCCTGCCTGCCTGAGATCCTGCCTGCCTGagaccctgcctgcctgcctgagatCCTGCCTGAGACCCTACCtgagtgcctgcctgcctgcctgagaccctgcctgcctgcctgagaccctgcctgcctgcctgagaccctgcctgcctgcctgagaccctgcctgcctgcctgagagCCTGCCTGCCCGAGAGCCTGCCTGCCTgagtccctgcctgcctgcctgcctgagaaCCTGCCTGCCTGAGAGCCTGCCTGCCTGagaccctgcctgcctgcctgagtccctgcctgcctgcctgagaaCCTCAAGACGCATGAAAGAATCACACCTGCGTTATATACTCTtctttctttccaaaacatgtctgGGAGGTCACTGGTGTCTATGTCATGGAGAACACACATGCTTGCACGCTAGGCAGTAGAGGCAACAGTCACCCTGACACAGAGTCAATTCACACACAGCCAAGGGTTGTATTATTTAAGCCTAGCTCTTTTGCCCATGGTAAACAGAAATCACCAAATGGTTTTGTCTGATATGATCCTACCACATTCTGTGAGAGGCTTCTTTTCAGCTCACCAAAACATTTACAATACTGTATTTTTTTTAATGAACTCTTATAACAATATCTCCATGAGATCTTATCACTATATGACTCATGTCCTGATAGTGTGTTGTCTCTTTGAAAACTGGTAGATGTTATTTCTGTATGTTCGGTTATTTCACATCTATCTGTGGCTCCTTGGAGAGcaaccaggcagaggaaggagcaggacaagacCCTGCACTTGCCTAATACATCCACCCTCTCCCCCAAGAAGACAGTTGTCACTTTCCATTAACCTCTCATTTCGATCCCCCCTCATCCCTATCCAACCCTGGGTTTGCTTCTTCCTGCCAAGACCTGATCTCCACTGATGGCTCTGTGCAACGACTGTTCTTTTTTGGAGTGTTTGTCTGTTTATGTTTCCATCTCCaatctcccacctctctctctcgttcccttgtatctctctcctcccccattcCCCTATATCATTCTCTTTCTCCCCCCACTGCTCCCCACACCTTCTCTGTGTcactatataaaaaaaaaagggaTGTGAAATATCTCACTGGATAAAATAGCTACTGTATCTGCTTTGGCCCTACTGTAGGAAATTGACTTATTTCTGTGGCATTGATTTTCTCTCAGCTTTATGGGAAAGTCGTGTTGTGGAAGCGAACCAGAGACCGGCTGGTTGATAGGCCCACAAAGTGGAAGCAGCCAGGGGATGTTGCTCACTATACAAGATGCGATGCTGCCTGTACTCACTGATCACAAGATAGAGTTCATTGTTTGTGTACGTATGGGAAGTTGAATTGTCACCAGTGGTGGTTTCATTCAATTGGTATTAGGCAATGAAAGACAAATATTTTGTCAAAATGTCATATTCGCTTCAGATCTTGATAGTGAGAGGATGTCTTCTGAAATAGGACATTGTTTTCTggtactactgcactgtactaGGTTGACTTACCCTAATGAAGATCTACTTTAAAATCCTTCCCTAATTTCCCTCTCTGTCAGATAATGTGCTTTTAATAATCCAGCTATAAGTGTCATATTCTGATCCAACTACAGGCTTCATAACTGAAAAGAAATCTTTAATCATTACTTCGATTCGAGCACTAATAGGCCTAATATGACTAATACTGTGTGGAGAAAATATTCCTTGATAAATCTTCTCTTCTGGGTATTGAATGAGTGCAAAACCGGCACTTTGCTGTGGTTACAGAAAGGTAACTTAATAAATCAATATGATTCTGCGTGTGAGCATCAGGAGGTCAGACAGATTTATTGATGCTCTGTGTTTTCAAAGCTTATCTATGATTAAACTGAAATGTGAGGCATTGATTCTACTTGTTGTTTGGCACAGCAGACCTTTCACATGTTGCTTTAAAGCAGCAGCTGTGTCTTTACAAGGCACTTTACTTGTCAACGCAGCTGGAGCTTGGGGTTGTAGTTTACCTTGTGGCCAGGAGGTGTCAACATTGTGTTTCACCGTGAACTATACAGATGCAGGATCTTTAAtgtgagccagtttgctacaggaaagggaaacctagtcagttgcacaactgaatgcattcaaccgaagtgtgtcttccgcatttaacccaacccctctgaatcagagaggtgcggggggctgccttaatggatatcatcggcgcccggggagcagttgttattgggggttaactgccttgctcaagggcagaacggcagatctTTTCCCACCTTGCCGGCTCCGGGTTTCAAACTGGCCCAACgcccttaaccgctaggctacctgccgcagcaggaaaataatcctacagcaacaggaaatgtgcattattatgtggattatactTAATGGACATTTCTTTAGGTGttgaaaatcaagtctgaaatttcaaagtggaaattgtaaacttcagaagcctttttaaacctcaaatacactacaagtttgacatttcctgcaaaaagttatcctgcaacagtgtgatcaaattaagatcatcATCTGTATCTTCCACAGGTGTTTTTCAATAGCTTTTGGAGGAGTTTCAAAActattacgtgtgtgtgtgtgtttgtgtgtgcgtgcttgtgcgtgcatgcgtatctgcattgaccctttttgcacaactcttttgactcatcacatatgctgctgctactgtttattatctatcctgttgcctagtcactttatccctagctatgtacatatctacctcaattacctcgtaccactgcacatagacttggtactggtacccagtgtatataaccaagttattgttactcattgtgtatttattcctcctgctattatttttctatttttctctctgcattgttggcaagggcctgtaagtaagcatttcactgttagtgtacacctgttgtttacgaggcatgtgacaaataacatttgatttgattttgtgtgtgtgtgtgtgtacgtgcaagCCAGTGGCCCAGTTCTGCCCAGCCGACCCAGGAGGCGCCTGTAGGGGTAAAAGAATGTGGTAAGTTCCTGTGAAGGGGAAGCCTATGTACCTCCGactagacacacgcacacacacacacacacacacacacacacacacacacacacacacacacacacacacacacacacacacacagcccagacagacacacacagcgcaGACAGACACAACCTAGACAGAACCAGAGACAGAGCAGTGTGAGGGACACTGTGACACCCACCAAACTATCTCACAGACAGCGACATTATCCACTACCCTCACCTACTCGCACCACATAAAGGACGTCTTATGCAACGTGGAGAGGGATAGGGAACAACAGAGAGGTAGGGGCAAGAAAGATCAATCCTTCTTCGGGTAAACGTACACTCACTATGCTCCCCATGCAACTCAGTGGCCTCAACAGGTAGCCTCCTGCATTCACCACCCCCACTGTTTGTGCAGACAGAGAGCAGGGAGGGCTCCGCAAGGCTGGTCTGAATCGGAGTAGCAGATCCCAGACAGAGCCTAACCTCCAGACTGACGATGGTTATGAGAGGGGCTGTCGAGTCGGGCTTCCCCCTGCTCGGAGTGGCCATACTAGGCTGTTTCTGCTGCATGCGAGGGGGTCAGACCCAGGATGACTCGGGCTCTGGGGGGATCCCAGGCACCATGCCTCCCCACCTCATCTTCATCTTGGCGGATGACCAGGGCTATGGGGACGTGGGCTACCATGGCTCGGACATTCACACTCCGGTCCTGGACCAGCTGGCTGGGGAAGGGGTGAAGCTGGAGAACTACTATGTCCAGCCGATCTGCTCACCCTCACGCAGCCAGCTCATGACGGGACGGTGAGTAAtgtacttactgtactgtactggcttATTAGGCCTATCTAGTATTATCCGGAATGATCTAATTCCTCTCACACTTCTGTGCATTCCTATAACCTTGCTTCTAAATAGAGGAGTGATCTGTCAACACATTGCATTTTGTTGTGAATAGACATGTACTGTATACGTTTAGAACAAATGTGTGAAGGTTGTGACGTTGATCCCTGACAATAAATGGGAGGGATGTCTCACTGGTTCTGAAATATTTTCCTTCGTGGTTTGGGAAATTACATAATCTTGGCTTCGCTCtgacctcccctcccctcccctccactcccccttTCTTCCAGGTACCAGATTCACACGGGCCTCCAGCATTCCATCATCCGGGCACGCCAGCCCCTGTGCCTGCCCCCGGACGCGCCCACCCTGGCTGAGCGGCTGCAGGAAGCAGGCTACAGCACCCACATGGTAGGGAAGTGGCACCTGGGCTTCTGCCGGCCGGGCTGTCTGCCTACGGGTCGCGGCTTCCAGAGCTTCCTGGGCTCCCTGACTGGCAGCGGTGACCACTTCTCCTACCAGAGCTGTGACCAGGCTGAGGCCTGCGGCTTCGACCTGCACGACGGGGAGAGACCAGCCTGGGAGATGAGCGGTAACTACTCCACAACGCTCTACATAGAGAGGTGAGGCTAGCTCTTACACACATCTTTGATGATGTTGTATTCAATATTTATGAGAAGGAGCTTATCTAGTAGTAAACACTACtgtccgtgtagctcagttggtagagcatggcgcttgcaacggcagggttgtgggttcgtttcccatggggggccagtatgaaaacaaatatataaaaaaataagataagagcgtctgctaaatgactgaaatgtaaatgttatgtttttAGAGTGATTAGCATTTGGCTATTTCCGAGATTTGGACACCACAGAATCTATGTATTGTACATAATGTCTGAGTTATATAAAGATGTAACCCagatctggtggcctcctctttTTGTCCAGGGTTAAGAAGATCCTGAGGGCCCATGATCCCCGGAAGCCCCTCTTCCTGTACCTGGCCCTCCAGGCCGTCCACACACCCCTCCAGGCACCAAACCACTTTCTGCGACGCTACAGTGCCCTGGACAACCGCCCGCGACGACACTATGCAGCCATGGTGAGCTGTGTTGACGAGGGTGTGGGGGTGCTTGTGCAGGAGCTGAGGACCAGGGGTCTCTACCAGAACTCTGTCCTGGTCTACTCCTCAGACAACGGGGGCCAGCCCCTCTCTGGGGGCTGCAACTGGCCCCTGCGTGGGGGGAAGGGCACGTACTGGGAGGGGGGAGTACGGGCAGTGGGTTTCGTCCACAGCCCACTCCTGAAGAGGAAAGGGAAGGTGAGCAAGGCGCTGATCCATGTTTCTGATTGGTACccaaccctgctgtctctggcggGGGCACCGGAGAAGGACCGAGGCCAGCTGGACGGCCACAATGTGTGGGGGGCCATCAGCCAGGGGCTGCCTTGCCCCCGCACTGAGATCCTGTTCAACATCGACCCGGTATCCCGACGGCCCAGTGAGGCAGACTCCAGGACCCTGGCCCTTAACGGCTTCGGCATCTGGGACACGGCAGTGCGGGCGGCCATCCGGGCCGGGGACTGGAAGTTGCTGACGGGAAATGTGGGTGATGGGGACTGGGTGCCCCCTCAGACCCTGCCCGGGGGGCCCCAGCAGTGGCAGGGCATGGAGAAACGTCGAGACCAGAGGGGGAAGTCTGTGTGGCTCTTCAACATCACCGCTGACCCTTATGAGAGGTCAGACCTAGCCGATGCAAGGCCTGAGGTGGTCAAAATACTGCTGGCCAGGCTGGCCGAGTACAACCAGACGGCCGTGCCGCCCCGAAACCCACCAGATGACCACATGGCGGACCCCCAGCTCCATGGGGGGGTGTGGACACCATGGCTGGGTGAGCCGGGCAGCGAGGAGCCAGGGGGCagcggggagggagggaaagggaagaGTAGTAAGATGAGGCACTGTAAGGTGTGCAAACTGAAAGCCCTCTTTAAGAAGGTGGGCTCCCGGATGCAGAGATCCTCTCTGTTCTTTTAGTCCACAGAGGGAGGTAAGGAGCACATGGACGGACAAGCAGGACTGACAGGCCTACATGAGACTGGATCTTAGTCACTGGCTGTCCCCTGGCAACCAAGGAGGGTGACTTTGTGCAACTGTGAGATTGATGTTGAGAGTGATGTTTTGATGTCTCATCCACCCATGAACAGAAGGACATGATCAGAATTACACTCGGACACCCAGAGGGATATTtctttcatttgttgttttgttatttgtaagtGGTGATAGAATGGACCGTCCAGGCTACACACTGCCTATCAAGTACTTCTATGTTCCCAAACCAACTCTAAACAACACCTCACTGTGTCAAAATCCTAAAGTAGGGACTGGCCAGCATAAGCTCAGCCAGAGATGCTGTGGCTGTTGTTCTCTTCAGTGctgttacagtacagtacacctaGAACGTAAGCCATGTTCCAGGCATATGTGGCTAATACTGTAAGTAAGTGTGATATGCCAGCTGGCAAATCCCAGACTGTCAAATAATGCAGATATAACTGGATCAGACTGGATCAGGGTGACACTTCGGTTTGGACGTGCCACAATACAGAAGCCAGATCAGATCAGATGTGAAGCTTGCATCTCTTGACTGTAAGCCATTTGTGTAGGAACTAATGTCTGTGATtatgcatgtactgtatataatgtaGGCTATGTTCAGCAATCCTGCAGCAATCCCACGCACAGGACTGAGAAACACTCTTCACTTCTAATTTCCATCAGTCTGACCGAGTGTGCATCAAGCTGCCTACTATCTCCCTGCCTCTTCCTCTCCAGCCAAGTCTCACCcttctctcttgtcctctctccctctctttctctctttctctcatttcaTCTCATTTTCTCTTGCTCTTTGCCTCTCCCACAGCAGTAGGAAACttgtcttcatcctcctcctctctcttcgtcATCTTCTTCTCGTCTTCTTCCTCCTCAATCTTTCTCATTTCATTCAGAGATCAGGTCAGTTCATAAGAGATAGGGAGGATGAATATGTTTGTGAGAAATTAGAACTGCTGTGCAGAGTTACATAAACagtaaggaggaggaggtgagaaggaggaggaggaagtctCCCTAGGGGGCAGCAAGGCCATTTGAAGCACTCCCTGTTTTATCTGTAATCTCCTCATTTGTAAAGATGAACATGTCATAACATACCAGTAAGTGTCTATGTATAATTTGATGCTAAGCAAAAAATGTGTTCTGCCGTTTGTTGCTTTCCATTTATAAATACACTTTGACAGAATGTGTGGGCGATTTGTCACTTGTGTTGAgcttctgtgtgtatgtgtgtgtgtgtgtgtgtgtgtgtgtgtgtgtgtgtgtgtgtgtgtgtgtgtgtgtgtgtgtgtgtgtgtgtgtgtgcgcacattcCATGTAGATACATGCATAGTACTATCCTCGCAGCCAAAATACTGAAACTGGAATCTGGGAATGAGATGAGACAATTAGAGGGCCCATCAGTCTGTGTCAAAAGGCATATAGCGAGCTACTTCCTGTGAAGTGACACAGTGGGTCCTGCAGGAATGAGGAACCGACAGAACCTATAAATCGCTGAGGTGTCCAGAAGGCCAACTGGGAGGGAGTGACTTGTAATGAGCTCACAGCGATCCATCATACAACAACAATGGCAGCATAAGCAGTCTGATATGTTCAGAGTTGGGCTCTCTGCCTTCAAAGACCTCTAGCGTGTTGAGTCGAAAGGAAAGAAAGGCTTGTTGCCCTGGAGTGAAGTCATATGTAGTACACATGAAGATAGTGTGGATAGTGGATACATACTGTAGTATAAACACACTGAAACACAGTTAAATAGTCACTCATTAAAACTGTGTGATGACAATGAATGGGCAGGAACACATTGACAATGTCGGTTGGTAAAGGGTCACCTATTAACCCTTTGAATTACTCTAATGTCCTTTTAAATGGGTCATTAGTAGAATCCTATGGTGTTGTAATCGACAGAGACAGCCTGTGGGCGTACAGTAGTGATATCCGATAGCTGCGAGAAAAAAGTCAGGAACAGCTTTATGCAGATACTGTACCTACATGTCTTCTGTTTGGGTTTCACCATGTGATTGTCGATAATATCTAATTCATCCTTTCTCTGTGAagaaagacagactgacagatacagtatagtatacttcCTGTGTTGTTTTTCATTTGGGTGTTTCACCATATGATTGGTGAAAACAATGTCATGCTCATACTTCCTCTGTGCAGATAGACAGAGCAATAACAAACAGCGATTTGGAAAGAAGTGCAGAATTGAGTACAGTCCTTTTTCCTTTCCTGTGAAAGAGAGAGTCAATAGGGCTGGGTGAGGGAGGTGACCCTCTCAGCTCTTGAATCCTTGCCCATCCTCTACTTATCAGCTGTGCTCTACACACCATGTCAAACTTCACTCCTTCCCTGGAGCATGACCTAGGAAGAGAGGCCTTTGAAAGATATTTCCATCCACCAGCCAAATTGGCATAAATCTTGTTGAGTGAGTCACTCAACCTCAATGGTTCCACTACTACATCTCTCTCCACTGCTGTGGAGTGGAGTTGTTTGCTGTGGAACGTGGAAGCTCTTCAGCCAGCCGTGGCTGGAGGTGTCTGCTACGCATATAAATAATGCACTGTAATACGATGACGACAGAACAAcaaaaacaggaagagaggggagggctCTATTGTCTCAGTTTATGAGAGGCTTTTTCCTCACTCAGCTCAAATTTGGCTCTGCTGCCCAGTTGGGgtttgtatgggtgtgtgtgcaaTGTACATGTGGTGTGGATGAAGGACCCGTGACCAATTTAAGAAGAACAATCAAGGCTTATACGTATGGAGAACTAGTCTGAAACTCGGGACCTTTTGATATGCCTTCACCTAAGGTACTGTATAGCAGTTATAACACTTACCGCTTCACAACAGCTTTAAATCTAAGAGACAACCACCCTTGCAGCAATACACCAGCACTGGAATACATCATAAGCAAACATAATATTGGCAATTGGCAATGAAATGGGATACATTCAGGAGAGGTCAAAGGGCACTGACTTGGAAACGGACACTGTTTCCATATTAGGCCCATGCATTCCCTTACCCATCACCCCATGATACATACAGCTTTTCTTTGGAATAGGGGAAAGTGGCTAACAGTGCaactccccctcctccatctctcctcttccctctcaccTCCCAGGATCTGACATCCCAATGTTACCACCCACCACTCAACCCTGCTGATGTCTCGTCCGACAGGAACATCACAGAAAATGCTGCAATTAATATCGAGGCACCTCTGCACCGCTCTAATTAGGCTTTCATATCAGTCTGCTTCCCTGTAATTACAGCAGAAGCCAGAGCACAGCTCCTGTGTTCACCGCAAACACTCTGTAATCACTGGCACTCCCCCTCCACAATGCTGCCTGCCTTTAAAAGGCATGCCCAGTTCAGAGACAAAGTATTGCGTCTGTGAGAGAAATGCACTCACAAACAGGCACACATTAACACTATCTctctcaacaacaaaaaacatacacaaacactcattgtttaacacacactcacaaataaAGATATGTCATTTCTCTGAACAGACATAGATGAACAGAAGCACAGCAGATGCACACGTGTGCACACAGACATACTGTGAACACGTCCTATCAATACTCCTCATAATAAAATCATTAAAGCTCAGATAAACCTTTACAGTGGAGCATGCAATTACATAACATGCATAATTCAGTCTTTTAAAAATGATGCTCCATCAACCTACAGTTAAATACTACGTTAAGACAAACAAGAGACAACAAGTAATTTGTTCAATTGGCTCAACCTATAACCCCAGAGGGACAAGACACAGATTTGTCTTTCACAGCAGCATCTTTCGGGGTTTATGGGCGGGTTATGATGGAGACAGTAGTACAGATAATGAATGCTACAGTAGGCATCTCTTCCAGACTCCTGGAGAGATGGGAGTCACATATCCCTCGGGTGAATTAGGAAGCTGGCGGAGGCCGGTGGCAGCTGGACACAGGGAGGGCATGGGGATGATGAAGACCACAGGGAGGGCATGGTGATGATGAAGACCACAGGGAGGGCATGGGGATGATGAAGACAACAGGGAGGGCATGGGGATGATGAAGACCACAGGGAGGGCATGGGGATGATGAAGACCACAGGGAGGGCATGGGGATGATGAAGACCACAGGGAGGGCATGGGGATGATGAAGACCACAGGGAGGGCATGGGGATGATGAAGACCACAGGGAGGGCATGGGGATGATGAAGACACAGGGAGGGCATGGGGATGATGAAGACCATGCTCTCAGCTCTTGAATCATTGCTGATCCTCTACTTATCAGCTGTGCTCTACACACTTATGTTACAAAATGGGTTCATGTCAGGAGATGGTAGAGGAGCTCCATCCCACAGCCTACAGTATAGGCAGGGCCAACAGAGGAAGATGCTGAAAGGCCATCAGTAGGAACATGGTGCAGGACAGGAGGAAATGTGTGGTTGGGTGTGAAGGTGACATGCAAAAGCAGCGTTGCAATCTGAAAGGAAGGCAGAGCCTCAGAGTGGACTGGGAATCAGATGTTCTGAGAGACATGGCAGGCATTAATTTGCTCGAATCGAATCaaactgtatttgtcacatgcttcgtaaacaacaagtgtagactaacagtgaaatgcttccttacgggCCCTTCCAACATCGCAGAGAGAAAAACAATCGGCATAGtagaaaaaatagaaaaataataacacgtgtaataaatacacaatgagtaacgataacttggctatatacatgggctACCAGTACCAAGTCCATGTCCAgtggtacgaggtagttgaggtagatatgtacatataggtagggataaagtcactaggcaacgggatagataataaacagtaacagcagcgtatgtgatgagtcaaaagagattaatgcaaaaagggtcaatgcagatattccTGGTAGCTattccatgatagtttgcaagccctgtcacattcgacgagcgtcagagctggtgtagttgAATTCAATCTTGGTCCTTTATTGACACTGCCTGTTTGATAGTTCGTTGAaaggcgtagcgggatttcttataagcgtccagattagtgtcctgctcattgaaagcggcaactctagcctttagctcagtgcggatgttgcctgtaatccatggcttctggttgggatatataCCACAGCAGGCttttgaggggaggacggctcataataatggctggaatggagtgaatggaatggtatcaaatacatggaaaCCTCCTGTGATATGTACGtaaggtcactgtggggacaatgtTGTCGATTCActaattaatgaagccggtgactgatgtggtaaactcctcaatgccatcggatgaatcccgaaatatatttcagtctgtgctagagaaacagtcctgtaacttagcatcagcttcatcggaccacttccttattgagcgagtcactgatacttcctgtttgagtttttgtttgtaagcaggaatcaggaggatagagttatggtcagatttgccaaatggagggtgagggcaagctttgtatgcgtctctgtgtgtggagtaaagtacaggtgacatgctggtagaaatgaggaaaaacggatttcagttttcctgcattaaagtcaccggccactaggagcgccgcctctgggtgagcattttcttgtttgcttatagccctctacagctcgttgagtgcggtcttagtgccagtatcggtttgtggtggtaaatagacagctacgaaaaatatgtcttggtaaatagtgtggtctacagcttatctatcatgaggtattctaactcaggcaagAAGATCCTAGAGACTTCCTTATATTAGAGATCATGCACCAGTTGTTTTTAACCAAGAGACACACACCCCCTCCTCTGAGCTTCTCTGAcgcagccgttctgtcctgccgatgtatagaaaaaccagctagatttatatttaccatgtccttgttcagccacgtctctgagaaacataggatattacagttcttcagagcATGTTGATAAGATAGTCTCgaatggagctcatccagtttattctccagtgattgcacgttttCCAATAGAATGGAGGGTAGAGGCGATTTATCCACTCTCCAACGTAGTCTCGTCAGGTATCCCGCACGCTGGCCTCTATAGCATCGTCTCCTCCTTTTTTAGAGTGTCGAGAATTTGGGCCTGGTCGCAATAATCAGTATGGCTTTCGcctccgactcattgaagtagaagtaCTCGTCCAAATGGAGGTTAGTGATAGCTGTTCTGATGACCaaaagctattttcggtcataggaaacgatggcggaaacattatgtacaaaaaaatacacaaaatagcacaattggtcaggagcccgtaaaacggccgcCATTCCCTCCAGCGCCATTATATGAGTGCTTTTTGCAAGATGTGTTTGGTCGTGATCAAATCAAATTCAATGCAGGGCAAGTCAGTGTTACACCTGATAGATCCATTTCAACCTACAACATCAACCAAAATCAGTCAAGGCCTAGTTAATTTTTCTGGGAAATACCTTAACAGTAGGCATAGGCCTATCTTTACAGTATATTTACAGTTCAAATGCCTATACTGACAAATATGGGAAATCTGCAACACTCACATTTAGATTGTAATTGAATGTGATTACTCATTTTGGGCTGCCATATCTCTCCGTGACAATGCAGCATCAGATCTATACTTTACTTCTTGCCTTCCCTTGTAGGATAACGCCGCCCATATGAGCTGATCTGGGGTCAGTTTTACTTTCAACTAAGATTTTTAATACCTACAGGAATTAGGTATAGGAAGCTGATCCTAAATCAGTGGCGCTCGAGACCAGGGATCTCGCGTTACTAGCCTTTTTTCTATACCTCAACCATCAGGGCCttccaaagatggtggataaatgaagatagtccactcaggccgtttaccattgaAAAAAATGGTAAGTTCTCTGTTCCCAAAGACACCAAGCGCGACAGCAGCTGGCTGTTCTGTGTAGTTGAATGTAATGTAACCAGAGAAAAATGAGGGAGTGgggtgtctcgcttcctcttccgtctctgctACCACTTTCCTCCGCATTCTCCCCTGGTTAATGCGATATGGGATCCTTGGGAAGTCAttcccctaaaccctaaccctaaccctaaccttaacccatacCCTTACCCTCACCTtgaccataacccttaccttaaccgttTTAAATGTAAACTTCAATGGGGTGACGTCAGAGTTCAGAGTTGGGACGTCCCAGGGATCCCGTTTAGACTTATCAGTCTCTTCAGTATCTCCCTTTGCGTTTACGAGATCTCTCCCCGAAACCTGAGCGAGGCAGTCACTGAAACGAGAGGCGATACCCTCCTGCACAACATGGCTACAATTGTAACCTCGACCAGATTTACAGACGAATATCAGCTGTA is a genomic window containing:
- the si:dkey-174i8.1 gene encoding arylsulfatase I encodes the protein MVMRGAVESGFPLLGVAILGCFCCMRGGQTQDDSGSGGIPGTMPPHLIFILADDQGYGDVGYHGSDIHTPVLDQLAGEGVKLENYYVQPICSPSRSQLMTGRYQIHTGLQHSIIRARQPLCLPPDAPTLAERLQEAGYSTHMVGKWHLGFCRPGCLPTGRGFQSFLGSLTGSGDHFSYQSCDQAEACGFDLHDGERPAWEMSGNYSTTLYIERVKKILRAHDPRKPLFLYLALQAVHTPLQAPNHFLRRYSALDNRPRRHYAAMVSCVDEGVGVLVQELRTRGLYQNSVLVYSSDNGGQPLSGGCNWPLRGGKGTYWEGGVRAVGFVHSPLLKRKGKVSKALIHVSDWYPTLLSLAGAPEKDRGQLDGHNVWGAISQGLPCPRTEILFNIDPVSRRPSEADSRTLALNGFGIWDTAVRAAIRAGDWKLLTGNVGDGDWVPPQTLPGGPQQWQGMEKRRDQRGKSVWLFNITADPYERSDLADARPEVVKILLARLAEYNQTAVPPRNPPDDHMADPQLHGGVWTPWLGEPGSEEPGGSGEGGKGKSSKMRHCKVCKLKALFKKVGSRMQRSSLFF